One region of Cystobacter ferrugineus genomic DNA includes:
- a CDS encoding 4Fe-4S dicluster domain-containing protein, with protein MGHKGFFTDTTICIGCKACEVACKQWNQLPEDGLEMTGMSYDNTGHLGASTWRHVAFVERPVPMPGHTVGLVDFSWLMSSDVCKHCQRAGCLEACPTGAIIRTEFDTVYVQPDVCNGCGYCVSACPFGVIDRREDDGRAWKCTLCYDRLGEGMTPACAKACPTASIQYGDVDELRERARRRVEQLHERGLGEAYLYGADPENQPGTGGLNAFFLLVDKPEVYNLPPDPVVPTMKGKESWAMAGWGALGMAALALGAVLLGRGSARE; from the coding sequence ATGGGACACAAGGGCTTCTTCACCGACACGACCATCTGCATCGGCTGCAAGGCGTGCGAGGTGGCCTGCAAGCAGTGGAACCAGTTGCCCGAGGACGGCCTGGAGATGACGGGCATGTCCTATGACAACACGGGGCACCTGGGCGCCTCCACCTGGAGGCACGTGGCGTTCGTCGAGCGGCCCGTGCCCATGCCCGGGCACACGGTGGGGCTGGTGGACTTCTCGTGGCTGATGAGCTCGGACGTGTGCAAGCACTGCCAGCGCGCCGGGTGCCTGGAGGCGTGTCCCACGGGCGCCATCATCCGCACCGAGTTCGACACCGTGTACGTGCAGCCGGACGTGTGCAACGGCTGCGGCTACTGCGTGTCGGCGTGTCCCTTTGGCGTCATCGACCGGCGCGAGGATGACGGGCGCGCGTGGAAGTGCACGCTCTGCTACGACCGGCTGGGCGAGGGCATGACGCCCGCGTGCGCCAAGGCATGCCCCACCGCGTCCATCCAGTACGGCGACGTGGACGAGCTGCGCGAGCGCGCCAGGCGCCGGGTGGAGCAGTTGCACGAGCGGGGCCTGGGCGAGGCGTACCTGTACGGCGCGGACCCGGAGAACCAGCCGGGCACCGGGGGACTCAACGCCTTCTTCCTGCTCGTGGACAAGCCCGAGGTCTACAACCTGCCGCCCGACCCCGTGGTGCCGACGATGAAGGGCAAGGAGTCCTGGGCGATGGCGGGCTGGGGCGCGCTGGGCATGGCGGCGCTGGCGCTCGGGGCGGTGCTGCTCGGACGGGGGAGTGCACGTGAGTAA